The genomic segment GTTCCTACTTTACTGTATCCGACACATCCTCTATAAAAAATCCAAAATCCCACACCGTTCCCATCGGTTGCCCATTTACCAATACCGAGCTTTATATTTTAGATTGTCACTTGCAGCCAGTCCCGATAGGAGTTCCTGGAGAATTATATATTGGCGGTGCGGGGTTGGCTAGAGGATACTACCAGCGTCCAGATCTAACAGCTACTAGGTTTATTCCGCATCCGCACAGCGATAAGCCAGGGAGTCGCCTTTATCAAACGGGGGATTTAGCTTGCTGGTTTCCAGATGGTAACGTTGAATTTTTGGGTAGAATCGACTATCAAGAGAAAATTAGGGGATATAGAATTGAATTAGGTGAAATTGAGGCGACTTTAACCGAACATCCAGGGGTGCAAAGTGCTGCGGTAGTAGCTGTTGCGGACGTATCGGGAGAGAAACAGTTAGTAGGTTATGTAACTGGAAACCCATCGGGAGAGCGCCAAACGGATTTAGAAGCCGAACAAGTGTCTCAATGGCAGTTAATTTACGACGCTGAAGCCGAAACATTCAATACTCAGAGTTCTCCCGCAGATTTGACTTTTAATATCATCGGTTGGAACAGCAGTTACACTGGCGAACCGATTCCGGTTGTGGAGATGCGAGAATGGCTGGATAATACCGTCGATCGCATTTTAGCTCTCAAGCCAAATCGAGTCTTAGAAATAGGCTGCGGTACGGGTTTGCTGCTATTTGCGATCGCTCCTCATTGTACTGCATATCGAGGGACTGATTTTTCGGCAAATACTCTCGGCTACATTGAAAAAATCCTGAAAATGCCAGAATACCATCTGCCTCAAGTAACTCTTAATCAGGCAATGGCAGATAACTTTGAGGGATGGGAGTCGGAAACCTACGATACGGTGATTATTAACTCGGTAATTCAGTATTTCCCCAGCATCGATTATTTAAGTCGGGTAATTACCGGAGCTTTGCAGTTTTTAAAGCCAGGAGGGCGAATATTCATCGGCGATGTTCGCAGTTTGCCTTTATTAGAAGCCTTCCATACCTCCATCGTCTTGCATCAAACCCCAGATTCTTTATCAGATGCAGAGTTACAGCAAGCAGTACAAAAGCGGGTGCAACAGGAAGAAGAATTAGTCATAGATCCGGCTTGGTTTGCCACTTTAAGCGATCGCTTGCCGCAAATTCAGAAGGTAGAAATATTGCCCAAACAAGGACATTTTGAGAATGAATTGACCAAATTCCGCTACGATATTGTTTTATACGCTGGAGAGCAAAGCATTGCGCCTCTAGAGTTTGTGCCTAGCCTCCACAGATATAGTAACAATCCATTGCGATCGCGACTCAACCGCGACTCAATTCCCCTATTACGAGAGTATTTACAGCAAAAGTTACCGGAATATGCCATTCCCAGTCAGCTTGCTGTCTTAGATAGCTTACCTCTTACCCCTAACGGCAAAATAGATCGCAAAGCCCTCAAATCTATCCAGATAACCATCCCAAATCTAAAATCCAACATCCAAAATCGCCTCAATCCCATCCAAGAGATGCTATCGGGAATCTGGACTCAGATATTGGGGAGAGAACAACTGGGAATTGAGGATAATTTCTTTGAATTGGGAGGACATTCCCTATTAGCCACCCAGGTAATCTCTCGCGCGCGGGAAGTATTTCAGGTAGAAATTCCTTTGAGATGTTTGTTTGAAACTCCAACTATATCGGCATTAGCCCTAGCAATTCAAAACCAGATGGAGCTAGCACCAGTTTTACAAGCTCCACCCCTTGTTAAACTGTGGCAAGAGGGAGAAATCCCCCTATCTTTCGCCCAACAAAGATTGTGGTTTTTATCTCAATTAGCACCGGATGGCTCGATTTATAACGATCCGGTAGCGGTCAGAATTAGGGGTAAATTGGATATTTCTGCCCTAGAGCAGACTATTAACGAAATTGCGCGCCGTCATGAAGTGTTGCGGACTAGTTTCATAGCAGTTAACGGAGAACCCGTACAGAGAATTTCTGCTACTGTTACCATACCCCTTCCTATTATCGATCTGCGAGAGACACCTGCAACAGAACGAGAAGCGATCGCCCTCCAATTAGCTCAAAGGGAAGCGGGGAAAGCATTTGACTTAACCTCAGCCCCTCTCGTCCGTACTACCCTAATTCAGCTAGAAGAGACAGAATACCTACTGCTATTTACCTTACACCACATCGTTTCTGATGGTTGGTCGATGGGAGTGTTGCTAGAAGAACTAAGCGCCCTATATCCAGCTTTTAAAGCCAAGGAAACTTCACCTTTACCCGAATTGCCGATTCAGTATACAGATTTCGCGGTTTGGCAGCGCCAATGGCTGCAAGGAGAGGTTTTACAGGCTAGTTTAAATTACTGGCGACGGCAATTAGCCAACTTACCCACCTTGCAATTACCCGCAGATTATCCCGTTACTGACACACCAAGTTATGAAGGGGCGATCGCTTCTTTCAATATATCAGCTAATTTAACTCAACAATTAG from the Merismopedia glauca CCAP 1448/3 genome contains:
- a CDS encoding condensation domain-containing protein — encoded protein: PNLAYIIYTSGSTGKAKGVMVEQSSLVNAYLAWEAAYCLESRVKVHLQMANFAFDVFTGDLIRALCSGGELVLCPREFLLEPARLYALMVRERVDCAEFVPAVLRNLIQYLAETQQRLDWMKLLICGSDRWSVEEYLKFRSFCGSQTALINSFGVTEATIDSSYFTVSDTSSIKNPKSHTVPIGCPFTNTELYILDCHLQPVPIGVPGELYIGGAGLARGYYQRPDLTATRFIPHPHSDKPGSRLYQTGDLACWFPDGNVEFLGRIDYQEKIRGYRIELGEIEATLTEHPGVQSAAVVAVADVSGEKQLVGYVTGNPSGERQTDLEAEQVSQWQLIYDAEAETFNTQSSPADLTFNIIGWNSSYTGEPIPVVEMREWLDNTVDRILALKPNRVLEIGCGTGLLLFAIAPHCTAYRGTDFSANTLGYIEKILKMPEYHLPQVTLNQAMADNFEGWESETYDTVIINSVIQYFPSIDYLSRVITGALQFLKPGGRIFIGDVRSLPLLEAFHTSIVLHQTPDSLSDAELQQAVQKRVQQEEELVIDPAWFATLSDRLPQIQKVEILPKQGHFENELTKFRYDIVLYAGEQSIAPLEFVPSLHRYSNNPLRSRLNRDSIPLLREYLQQKLPEYAIPSQLAVLDSLPLTPNGKIDRKALKSIQITIPNLKSNIQNRLNPIQEMLSGIWTQILGREQLGIEDNFFELGGHSLLATQVISRAREVFQVEIPLRCLFETPTISALALAIQNQMELAPVLQAPPLVKLWQEGEIPLSFAQQRLWFLSQLAPDGSIYNDPVAVRIRGKLDISALEQTINEIARRHEVLRTSFIAVNGEPVQRISATVTIPLPIIDLRETPATEREAIALQLAQREAGKAFDLTSAPLVRTTLIQLEETEYLLLFTLHHIVSDGWSMGVLLEELSALYPAFKAKETSPLPELPIQYTDFAVWQRQWLQGEVLQASLNYWRRQLANLPTLQLPADYPVTDTPSYEGAIASFNISANLTQQLVKLSQQEGVTLFMTLLTVFQTLLYCYTKQTDFGIGSPIANRDRAEVEKLIGFFVNTLVLRSDFSNNPSFRDLLARVREVTLGAYSHQDLPFEKLVAELRPDRKSQNLPLFQVWFVLHNTPLGNLEIPELSLSPVEVHNGTTEFDLALFLDETSDGLSGCFEYRVDLFKSETIQQTITHFQNIIEQVVEDPEIELASLFSQFAQTEKSRKSQAIQSLEAANLQRLKRIATPARPGV